TGTCGTAATGCCAAACTTGTCAGCACTGTTGACTACTAAAGAACTAGCACGTCGTATTCAAACTGTTTTCATAGCTGAATATGCTGAACAACACAGACGATTTCCGACTCACCGAACACAACCGTTCTCCGCTGAGAATTCCAATTAAATACGGTGTATACTGTACGGTTAAGTTATCAGGCAATCCAATCAATCGTTCACTGATCTTTCGTTACGTGACATTGTCACATTGTTGATGATAGCCACCATCACAAAATGCAACACTTAGCTTGATCAATAGAGCGTGGGCGTACGCTCATCTTAATCGGCTATAACACGGCCAGCTTATGAAAAACCTTGAGCCGATTTTTGAAGCTGAAGGCACCTCATCCCTTCTTGTTTGCTAAAGAGCAAAGAATGCGAAATTGGATTGAAGCCACAGAACCAATTATCCCAAAAAGCTTCCGCGAACGTTTCGTCTTATAAACTGCATGTTTTATGATAACAGGTTCAAACAAAAGATTGCCAACGTGATTGCAGAAAACGTGTTATTTATTGAACTACTCATTTAAAACTTGTGGCTAACACTATATAGCGTCATTCTGAATAGtgtactattttttttaaatctatatGTAAAATTGTACCGTCATTGGATTTATTTACAGACTAGGATCGCACACGTCTGGAGCTTGTAAAGTGACGTCATACGCGATTGGATCAATCGAATTTTTCTAAATCGAtcgttttattcttttttctttcattgtgaaatgaaaaagtggatGGGAGGTTGGTGAATGCGTAATTTTCCAGGGCGCGTGTGCCgatgaaataaagaaatttctcATTCGTTCAACTGAATTCGTGAGGCGGAGAGGGCGCCGCCACTTGTCATCACGTCGACGATCAAGTCACTTTCATTGTCTTGACCAACTTCCGTCTTGAGCAGCTGTGGCTGAATCTGCTGATCTCCAGACGGTGACGCCATCGGTAATAATTGATTTTGCACAGCAGACAAAGCGACAAGCCCTTTGGCAGGTTCTGCCTCACTTGTTCCTaagtttttttagttttttaacgACAAAGCGGCCGTGCATTTTGAATTGAATGATTTAGGCAAATTGTCAATTTCCTTCTGATTGATGAATTCAAATGTGAATGAAATTATACCGTTATTTTGGGCGTGCCCATTGTTAGAATGTGGATTATTCTTGGAATGACGGATCGACCCTTTAGACGTTGGCACCGTCAAAGCCTGATAAATGGAACATTTTGTATGTGAAACACAAGAAAGGGTGTCAACGGGGACAGTGATATTTTATAGCATTCTTCTTACTTGTCGAACGTTCCGTTCCGGATGGAAGATGATGATGTAAAGTTTCGGAGAAAAGAGGCAGGCCAGCGTGACGGTGGCGCTCAAACTGATGGTGACGCTCATGCTGGTGATCCTTAGCGGCAAATTACTCGCCGTACTGCCATCAGCCATCATATGCAAAAGAGAATTGAAataggaggggggggggataaggATAATGGCGGTGCGTTTCACATACAAGAGAGAAATCCAAAAGTTGgatgaataaaagaaacctGAAGTAGATGGGCACAAAGGCCAGCCAGATGACGCACGTTGTGTACATGGTGAACCCAATGTACTTTGACTCGTTAAAGGCGGCCGGTATTTTGCGTGTCACGACGGCGTAGATGGTGCACAGGAGAATCAAAAGAATCGGATATGCAAACGCCTGTCCACCAGTCGAGTAATCAAATATTAGAATAATGTTGCAGCAATGCATTATCAACTCGTTCCTTACCATCATGTAAGAAGCGTCGGTGAACGAGGAACAGACGAGCAGATTGTCCTCGCGTGTCGGGTGGACATGTTTAGCCACCGACGGAGAAACCCAGAGCCACGCTAGCAAAATGATTCCTATTCAAATAGATGCATGCAACCTTTAACGTACTGATCAAACATAATACGCTCGAAATCTATAATAAAGAGGATAAAATTTGATGTCCCAAAACTCCCACACATCAAAACTTTGTTCTGCAGTAACgtattctttttcaacaaCGAGTATGCTCCAATTCAATAGACACCATGGCAACAGATATGTCAATCCTAGACGACAACTATGTCGCAACAGTTCCATTCGCCTTTAGAATTTGCAATAGCATCAGCCGGAATGTGCCGTTTGACTGTACGCAACTCATCCGTACggaaatgtagatattcaaaaTTCGGCGATATTCGCAAGAGCATATCATCATGCTTGCCATCATCGAACATAATTGTATTTCGGAGGGCACCAGTTTTGAACACAAGCCAAGCTGTTGTGTCCGAAGATGGCAAGCTGCTGCCAAAATTTTGATACAATTCGCAATAACATTCCAAAATGCggatttgatttaaaaaaaaaccaatactTGATGAAACAAGTCACACTTGTTCAGCAAAAGTGGCTTGAAATGCTCCTAACTGTTTAGCgctgttctattttttttttgggcgcTAAGAGGGCTAGTTTTTTGGGCGCTAAGTTGGGGAGGCGTTTGTTCTGTCGCGTATGAAAttatgaaattgaaaaatcaaacCTTGGACAGTGACCAAACCGCCGCAGATGGCCAACTGGGATTTAGGCGAGATGAGTCCCGGCCGTCCTGCGGACTTCTTGCCGCTCCGGAAGATTCTGGCGATGCGGTTTGTCTTTGTGAACAAGGCGGCGTAAACGACGCTGAAACAGAGTCCAATGGCCGTTTGTTGGACGCCGCAGACCACGTCGGTCGGTCGCAGGACGAATAAGAATGAGACCATGTAGCAGAGCAGGATCCCGCTGAGCAAAACGTAGCTCAGTTCCCGTCCGGAAGCCCGCACCACTGGCGTGTCATTGTGTTGACAAAACACACCTAAAACCTGCAATTGTGGATTTCAAGCGTCTTTCGTTatgcatttttattcaaaaaataaatgtgggTATTTTACTGCGAAGGTGAGCAGGATGCCAACAGCCGAAAATGACATGGCTCCAATGGCCCATCCGGTGTCAGGTCGAAGGTAAACCTCGGGAATGGCTAGACATTGACTCCGTTCCGCATTCGGTAGAGTGCCTTGCGGGCAAGCTAAGCATTGCGTTTCATCATCCGGATTCCGTATCTGTTTCAAAAGGAATAGTTACAAGTTGTTATAGAACCTTGTTCCAGATGGCGTGGCCATGCTCTTCTTCTCAGACAGTTTGTTACTGATTCATCGACCTGCACCACCAGTTCGTATACCCCGTTTCCTCAGTAAACGTTCACTGGGGGGAAATTGATTTCAAATCTCCTCCTCACAACACACATCGACTTCTCACAATGTCTGACGGCAATTTAATTCCACCTTCTCGAACAATTTTCCGCATTCGGCTGTTCAAATAATATCGTACTCTAGCTGCGCTGGTTCAGCCGCCCGCGATGGGCCTCAAGTTCACGCAGGGCTCTACAGATAGTGAACGTAAACACACATGCAAACGTGGAATACCTGATAGCTGATGCATTCGACGCACGTCCAGCAGCAACCTTCGCCTTCCACGTACTTTTTCGCCTGCGAAGCGTTGCACGGCCGGCTGCAAATAGATTCCGGCTGCATCACCTGATCCCCGCGGAATAGAAGCTCTTCTAGCAGCGTTTGAAAATCCAACAtgtcaaaaaacaaacgataaaacaaaaatcagatGATAGTCTTATTTCGTCAGCAGCGGTTGCCCAGTGAAATATTATTAAGGATATATCAACTGATTTCAAAAGGGGGGATGCTGACAGTAGGTATAGTGCAAAGACTCGCAACCAATTGTGTAAAGAAGGATCGAAATAATACTACTAAAGAAGGTAGCGGCCATTAATTCTAGGTATTAGATATTAAAGAgcatgtcttcttttttttaaataccaatAAGAGAACCGTTTCACCAGAAGTCTTGTTAGTATAATCCCCCTAGCATTAATGCGTATACCATAGTCCGACGTTATCTGCATTGTTTGATTAGCTAACGACttcagttttgaaaaaaaaagaataacttgAGAGCGGATAGCCCACTACTGGACAGTAAAGAGAAACAACGCTGGGCAGTTACAGCTGGGCAAGATTGTGGGCGAGGATCTACAGAGAGCAATAAATTACCGTTCTCATCGAGTTTTAGTTGTCCCGAGTGGTACTCGCCAACTCGCAGCCATCGATATCGACCGGCAGAGACTTGcttgaaatgaattaaatCGTAGCGGGCAGGGCCGTCACCATAATCGTCAAATTGGAAACGATCGCCACTCAATCCTGTCGAAATACATTGTTCGATACAGAGGTTGAATTATGACATCATTCTTTACCCCAAAGGgattcaaaatttgaatacgATTACACACAACAGTTTATACTATTTGATTAATAGCCGGCGTGCAATTTCTGGAAATAACATCAACAAGAAATGGATAGCACTTACCTGTGAATTCGACTCGCCTCAGGTATTTGAGCAATTCACTTCCATCTATGGGCACCATTTCTTTGCACAGACCACGTTGGCCTTTGCAAACCGTCTGATGCATGTCCCTTTAAAATGCAATTGGGAAAGGTAtagaaaattatttaaatgttCCTCAGGTTCTTTGTCTTTTGATTCTTAGAAAGACGAGGATGGGTTGGTAAGCGAGAAAAACGAATGTCCCATGATCTTTTTCGGAGAAAATTCAGCTGAATGGCATTTGTTTTCGACATTGTCCACTTACTACAGGAAGACGAAAATAATTTTCCGAGAAATTGCATAGCGTACCCATCCCGAGATCTGTTAGTTTCTTATCTATTCGTTATCCTCTTGTCCTATTGATCCATTTActtcttttccctttattttatgTCCTCGCCCACGATAGCTAGTCTATATGTTGACCAATCACTAGGCCTTCAACCGAATCAGTGGGCATCTACGTTCGCCTGATTAACTACCGTGCAGTTTGAATACTAATGGGCAAAATGGACGTGATATTGTCCGTTAGCTTTGACCGGGGGAGGGGGCAGTGGAAGAATTGTAGACGTTATAGAATAGGAACCCAGTTGATGTCTATTGGTTTCCGTATTGGATTTACTTGAAAGCATTGGCGAAAGCCATGACAGCGTCGGAGACGTATTGCAATTGTCCTTCGAATTCGGTTCCTTCAGGGGTGAGTTTCTCTCGACCCGTGCACGTCCTTTGCCAATTCTGCGGAATAGAAGAAATGGCTTAGCGAAGACAGGCAAAAACTTGGATTGCAGCCAGATGACCGGatgcttttattttaatggTTGAGTACGAATGCATCGTTCCAAAGAGCTTACCTGGTTGTAGGGAGTTGGTGGACTGGACGGGTACCGACACTGGAAATGGTTTTCCCAGAATTCTGTCAATGATATTCAGACAATGAAATGCTACCTTTTGTCCAttcaattgaaatttgaaCTATGTTACTTCTAAACAAGTAATTGCgtgttgaaacaaaagaacaagggTAGAATGACGTAGTGAAAGACAATCTCCCAGGAAGACATCCCCCCTCGAGAAATGaatgaagaaagaataattttCGATAGAAAGACTCACCAATGAACCAGGGATTGCGTTTGTTATTGAGCGGCGTGAGCGAGAGAAAGTAATTATCGAATCCCCTAACGGGATGAGCTTGCGGAAGAAAAGCCAAAGTGCCCTCGACCTCTTGCTCGTTGCCTTCGGAGACCAGCAGACGTCCGGCCCATCCGTCTGAGCCGATCCAGTTGAAATTGGCCGTCAGATTGTTGCGTCGGACGGCTCTCATCACACCCGACACCTCCTGATCTGAGCCGAAGATGATGACACCTTTGGCTTTGGGTTTCGAGTTCAACTTGTGAACGATGCCATTGTAGGCCGCTTCGCCGGCCACGCCCGAATCCTTCACCAGCCGCTCCTTGACGGCGATACAAATGTTGTTCTTGGCCAGCAGCACTTCCAACTCCTCAAATGCCTACAGAAAATTGCTTTCATGTGAGTGTCTAGATCCAGTAATACCGGGTCAATATTGACAGCACAAATTGCATTCGCAGTTTTCTTACAACTGTCGCTATATAAACAGCAAGGGCCTTTGTTGTTATCATCCGAGCCTACGGTATGTTTGCGCAGTTTATCTTTGCATACATGGGTGTTTGCACCACACACTGTATAGGCACACCCTATGGTGTGCTTGTCATTCCCGAAGTGCCATCCGTCACAACACGCAATGTTGACGGTACCAGAGGCCAATCAAACATTTCTCTTTACGCGACGATGAACGTGGACGAGGTTAAACAAATATTGACATTCATcatcgtatttttttattctttactcAACATGCTCACCATCCATTGCTAGTGTATGGGAAACACGGCAGTTCTTCACGATTTTCTTTACATTCCGCCCGACAACCTAGAACTCTAAATCCAACTAGATCCCCACCCAGATGCCcaatcacattttctttttaagtaaaaCTAAACggcttgaaaagaaaaatgcgtcTAGTAACTCGAAAGGTGAGGCTAATGTTGGCTGGCAGTCGATACTCGCGATTTAACGACGACGATAAAGAACTATCGATCGCTAAGAATGGTGGATACATTCCCGAATTCCTCTATCTATCCAAACCTGCGAATGCTTCCGTCTAGTGACCAGAAAAGTGTAAGAAATTCAAGACGATAAAAGCAAAGAAATCTATATCCCAATAGCTTCGCTATGACGGTCCGGTTCTGAGTGCTCAGTTGCATCGACTGGAACAAAggcaacataaaaaagaaaaaggttcagacagaaggagagagagaaagagggaggctctttagcaagagaacgTCCCGTGAAGTTATTTTATGGGTCTGCAGTCCTAACTTCTCTACGTAAGGTATAGCGATAGTTTTCTTATTCTGAACGTCCCCAGTTTCCGCTATGGTAATTGCACATGGACGTAGAAGATAATCTGAAGGAAACTGCACTTTTTCAAGAGTGTGGTGCTTATTTCCATCAACGGGGATTTATAAAACATTCATTAGTGTCTCTTTAGAAATGATTCCGACTGCCCTGCTCGACTGGTAAGGCTTTCCAAGGAAAGATTCCATTAATTGAATCTTGACGACATGCTGTCAGTTGCACGGCCTATCCAGGGATCGTTCCTTTTCACAGCGGCAGAGTAAAACGAAAACTTTTGCCATCTCTACAGCGTGTATAAAGCCTTCGCTAACACCAGCATAATCAATGAATCttggatatttaaaaaaaaaacacgtaaaGTGTAGATACTGCATTATGTAAGGCAGCTTACCTTGATACCGTACGTGGACTCTTCGTAGAGGATGGAAATGTAAGTCCATTTGAGGAAACGGATGATTTGCACGATGGCCATCACCTGGTGATGATCAGAGGGAATAGTCCGAGTGAAGTATTCGAAGCGTTGCTTGTTACTCAGCTCGGGACTCGACGAGAAGAAGGAAACCTTTTAACAGCCACGAGCCGTAAACATCAAAgcccaccccccaaaaaagaagtGTTACGTTTGTtgttaataataaaacacaCCGGATATACAGAAAAAGGTATGAATCACCTGGGGGATCCTAAAAAGACGCAAAAGATTTGCCACCTGGATGGACGTTACTGAAGACGAGGCGCCCACAACACCGGAGATGACTTTATTCCTTACATCCGGCACAGTTCCATCAAGACATTTGTAATCGGTGTCGTCGATATTACTTATAGAACCTGCACAAGTCAGCCAAAATTAGATCAACATTATACGTTGCTGTAACGCTCTGTTTACTAACTATAACCACTATGAATAGCAATTTCCTAGAAATAAGCCAAACTCATAAAAATTGCATTCCTTATGCAGCAGTATGAAACTCTATTCACGAAGAGTTTATTCtcagtttttaaaaacgtCAGCACTTGGAACAAAAGGTTGTGTGAATCCTTACACTATACGTCCAATCCGAATTGGTAAACATCAGGTGATCTGCAAAGTACTCTGAACTTATGTCCAAAGTGTTCATTAATGGGTAATACCAAATTCAGTACATTGAGAAGCGGAACTCGGGGTTTCAAGAGAGTTGCGCAGAACTCATAAGTTTGCCAaatgaaacattaaaaaaagatgattgcaGTACAAACGGACGTTGTGAGCttaactttcattttttttttcaaagccatttTTAAAAGCATACCTTTAACGAAAGCGACAGCCTGTTCCAGTCCGTAAGTGTCTTTGTCGCAGTCGTCGAGGATGTGAGCTCCGATAGTGAAACCGGCCGTGCTGGACAGGATCGGATTGATTTGATCGATGGTGAACAACATCGTCTCCAAGGCctttccaattttttatttcccaacCCAACGTTtgcaatgaatttttttttccgataaTTCGTGAATGAAAATGTGTTACCTGAATGCCACCTTGTGGCATGACAGGCCCGCAGGTGATGTCATCTTGTCTTTCGTGAATCATCATGAGACCCCCGAGGATGAGATCCCCTTCCACTTCAGACGCTTTTTTCGTTGGCCAAGTGAAATTGAACGGTGGTCTCGAGTTTGGCGTCACATGAAGCTGGCCAACGACCGTCAAAGGCATCGCCATCATTATTAAGATAAACGTCCGGAAGGACGACCATTGGTAATGCgacatttttagttttcttcttctgtttttccttttttttttacagtccCACAATATCTGATGACACTAGTCTCTTCGTTTGTGtaaattcttgttttcttataAGCTTCCGGAGCTCCGTCGTCGTCTCAGCTGTCGTTAGCCTTCAGCGGTTCCGGAGCAGCTCCCAAACGAAGCAACGTCCGACGAGAACAAAGATCTTAGACAAAATcctaaataaaacaagaaagaaacaagacaGTTGTTAACCTACAAGACTTTACGTGATATTCTTACAGTGTTATTCGCCTATGCAATCAGCTTCAACTTGACTGCTTCCTTCTTAATGCAATCCAATCATTTGCAAACTGTTTTCGTATTCGTAGATTTCTACTTACGTCCTAAGCGATTCAATAACTTTCGTCCTTCAGGTGCGATGGAGTCAACAACCTGATCCGACAGTGTGTTACTTATACGTGATGTAACGACGGCAACCATATGGTCTTACCGCACGCGTGAAACGTTCACGCTTAAAAACTATTCCAGATAAAATGCGGTCAAtacgacaacaaaaaaacgatcaGTTACTGCCATTTGCATATAGCGGGTTTTTGGAAGAAGTCTCTCCTAATTGATTTCTGAAAAAATCTAATGCAAAAGGTTGAATGTGGTTTTAATTCCCTTCCGCTGAAATGCCCCCCTTTGCCACACAAAATCAGCTGCTTAATTTCGCAGAATATTCATGTCCTTCCTTTTGCACGAATTTAGATTTTGCTTCGGTCTTTGCCAATCTTAATTGCTACACCGTCAGTAAAGGGTAGAGAGCTTATCGAGAtattgattttctcttttaaaggCATAAGTTTCTCTAATGACGCATTAAACGAACAAAAGAATCGAAACAAAAGCCGACAGATGGGCTGTTCAAAACGGCCAGAAAGGTAAAGATGGAGCTGAGTGTTGCAGAAAAACAAGAGACGCGTTCATCGCCATCAGATCATTCGTTTGTAAGACTTCTGTTTGCCTATTGTTAAAGATAAATACGAGTCTAGTGATGCTCGAAATTCGCGAAAGTGCTTAAGGTATTCATTTCTGATATGCATCTTGCATTTGCAATTCAAATGGAACGATATGGTGGATGTCGTCCTTGTTTTTGGACAACAGAAAACCGAAGCGGATATTGCTGTTCATCAGAGCTTCAGCCAGAAGCTTATCGAATGTCGTCTTTGTCACAcaggccagaaaaaaaaagaaatcgatttttttaGAGATGTCCGCGTCACGAAAGCGATCGTAAACGAAACAATCTGTTGTGTTAGCATACAAGCGTTTTGTTTCATGGCTGATGTTATCATCACGAAAGTAAAGGCAAGCAATCAAAAGCGATAGGCTCTGACAGCTCCCACACGATGACAATAACGTAAACTTAATCTCCTTTTGGTTGGTGCCTTATGGTGTTACAACATGACGTGTATTGGCTCACACTTTTAAAGCTCTGTAActagtcaaacaaaaaatacataagGTCTTAacagtaataataaaaaaaagggggcgaaATACAGAAGGGCCGAAAAGCTTAGTGTCtatttactttctttttgaaatttctttctttttattgatcaACAGCAAATAATCGCATCTTATTCATTCGTCCGGCAGGATGTGAAATCTTCTTTTGCGAAGGGGATTTTTCGGATTGATTTATTTCACGCGCTGTAACGGCCATCATATTCCATTTTCACACACTTGCGCCAATATTTAAATTCGTTCGTCGGCACAATTGCGGTACGTGTTGTACGTCCCGATGTTGGAATCGATTTGGCCTTTGCCGATGATCTATAGCCAGGCGCACATTTTGCCCTTTCAATGATACCACAGCTGTTAGATAGCTGATGGTATAAATCTGATAGCGTATAGCTATTACACTCGCCTAACAATGGGCAGCCATCACAAACGACGGGATGTGATTCTGATTGAAGATACAGAACGAACGCCATGTTTACCAGGGTCATCCCCATCGTTTCGTGTCTACTTATTCTTGGCCAACCGTCATCATCCGCTCAATCACCGGGAAGGTTGTTTGCTCGGCGTATAGTAACACAACAATTGTGGTTATAtctgtccttttcttttattcttttcttgtgtttcgGTGTGTTTTTACCGGAGCCGCTGATAATGCATGCATTATACTAGAGCGCatcgatttgaaaataaaagaaacgccTTATCAAGTTGATCCTTGAGGACGATCCTGCCGAGAAGATCAAATGGAAAAGACGGAGAGAATTTCAAAACAACATCAGTAAACATCAAGGATTCACGTCAGCAGCTATCGCAGCTCACGAATTTTAGACGCCTTTCACGCGCTTTGACTTGTATATCGCATTTTGATCTGCGTGGCCCTACGCAAACATGACGGCAGCTATtgacaataataaaaatgtaaaaggaTTTTATTCGGCGTCAAGTCTTTTtaagatagaaaaagaaaaaattgaagaagatctaacagaattttttatgtcatctatttttgttttacgttgCCGTAGATGCGCATCATAACAAGAACTTAGAGGAGGgt
The nucleotide sequence above comes from Daphnia carinata strain CSIRO-1 chromosome 3, CSIRO_AGI_Dcar_HiC_V3, whole genome shotgun sequence. Encoded proteins:
- the LOC130693505 gene encoding metabotropic glutamate receptor 2-like is translated as MSHYQWSSFRTFILIMMAMPLTVVGQLHVTPNSRPPFNFTWPTKKASEVEGDLILGGLMMIHERQDDITCGPVMPQGGIQALETMLFTIDQINPILSSTAGFTIGAHILDDCDKDTYGLEQAVAFVKGSISNIDDTDYKCLDGTVPDVRNKVISGVVGASSSVTSIQVANLLRLFRIPQVSFFSSSPELSNKQRFEYFTRTIPSDHHQVMAIVQIIRFLKWTYISILYEESTYGIKAFEELEVLLAKNNICIAVKERLVKDSGVAGEAAYNGIVHKLNSKPKAKGVIIFGSDQEVSGVMRAVRRNNLTANFNWIGSDGWAGRLLVSEGNEQEVEGTLAFLPQAHPVRGFDNYFLSLTPLNNKRNPWFIEFWENHFQCRYPSSPPTPYNQNWQRTCTGREKLTPEGTEFEGQLQYVSDAVMAFANAFKDMHQTVCKGQRGLCKEMVPIDGSELLKYLRRVEFTGLSGDRFQFDDYGDGPARYDLIHFKQVSAGRYRWLRVGEYHSGQLKLDENEELLFRGDQVMQPESICSRPCNASQAKKYVEGEGCCWTCVECISYQIRNPDDETQCLACPQGTLPNAERSQCLAIPEVYLRPDTGWAIGAMSFSAVGILLTFAVLGVFCQHNDTPVVRASGRELSYVLLSGILLCYMVSFLFVLRPTDVVCGVQQTAIGLCFSVVYAALFTKTNRIARIFRSGKKSAGRPGLISPKSQLAICGGLVTVQGIILLAWLWVSPSVAKHVHPTREDNLLVCSSFTDASYMMAFAYPILLILLCTIYAVVTRKIPAAFNESKYIGFTMYTTCVIWLAFVPIYFSTASNLPLRITSMSVTISLSATVTLACLFSPKLYIIIFHPERNVRQALTVPTSKGSIRHSKNNPHSNNGHAQNNGTSEAEPAKGLVALSAVQNQLLPMASPSGDQQIQPQLLKTEVGQDNESDLIVDVMTSGGALSASRIQLNE